The Halorussus gelatinilyticus genome contains the following window.
TTCGAGGTAGGTCTCGTTGGTCGCCACCGCGCGCTTGAGCGCGGCCGGGCTCTCGACGTAGTGGTCGAGTTTCGAGTTGGAGTAGCGGGCGTACTTCAGCAGGTCCGAAATCGGCTCGGTCCCCACGTCGCGGGTCTCGACGTACCCCCGGAGCGCCTCGGGCGGGTCGCGGAACTCGACCAGCGAGTAGTCCTCCGTCGCGGCCACGAACGACAGCACCTCGCGGGCGCCGGCCGACGACCGGAACTCCCGGAACGCCTCGCCGACCGCTTCGTTGTAGCTCTCGATGGGGTCTCGAATCTCTTCGACCGGAGCGTCGAGGTCGGCGTCGCCGAGTTCGACCAGTCGCTCGCGCTCGGCGATTTCCTCGCGCACGTCGGCGAGCGCACGGCCGACCTCCCGGCGGACCTCGCGGTACGCCGCCAGCGCCTCCCGGCGCTCGTCCAGCAGTCCGGCGATGTCGCTCGCGTCGGCGAGTCGCTCGCGGGCCGCGGCGAAGTCCGACTCGCTCAGTCGGCGCTTGTCGAAGCGGTCGTCGGCGTCCTCGAAGGCCTCGCGCTCGGGCAGGTCGTCGGGCAGGTCCTCGACCAGCGACGTGAACTGCTCCTGAAACTGGATGAAGTTCTTGAAGTTCTCCTTGCCGGTGCCGGTCGCCTGCCCCTCGTAGCGGTCCAGCAGGTCGGTCGCCCGGTCGTAGGCGTCGGCCACGCGCTCGACGGTCTCCTCGCCGTAGTCGGCGATTCGGCTCTCTACGTCGCGGTAGGCCGCGTCGGCGTCGGCCAACTTCGCTGGCAGGTCGGCGGCGGAGTGGGTCGCGCTACTCATACACGTCGTCGGGGTCGAAGGCTTTCTCGCCGACGACCTCGCCGTCGAGGGTGCGGTAGAAACACGATTCGTAGCCGGTGTGGCACGCGCCGCCCTCCTGTTCCACGAGGTAGAGCAGGGCGTCGCCGTCGCAGTCCGCGCGGACCTCCCGGACGCGCTGGACGTGCCCGCTGGTCGCGCCCTTCTGCCACAACTCCTCGCGGCTCCGCGAGTAGTAGTGCGCGAGACCGGTCTCGCGCGTCTGCTCGACGGCCTCGGGGGTGACGTAGGCCAGCATCAGCACGTCGCCGGTGTCGGCGTCCTGTGCGATTGCGGGGATGCGACCGGTCTCGCCGAAGTCGAGTTCGACGGCCGCGTCGAGGGCGTCCTCGCGCCCGCCCTCGGGGTCGCGCTCGGCGTCGCCGTCGGTCTCGGCGGTGTGGGCGTCGCTCATGTCGCGGTAGTTCGGCTTTCCCGGCGATATGTTTTGTGTGTCGCCGGGCGAGACGCGGTTGCGATCACTGGAAATAGCAACATCGACAGAAATCCCGCGAACGCGCCTCACGAAGCCCCCGCGCGCTCGCGGTCGCTGAGCAGGATACTCTCGGCTCGCTAGCGCTCGCCTCGAATACTGGCCTGCTCAGACGACCACGGCCTTCGGCCGCGAGCGCGCGGCCCCTTCATCCCCCGACGATGGATTGGTCCGGAGCTTTCGCTGGTGGTCTGTCGCGTATAGCCCCCGCCCGCTTGCGTGTATAATCTTTCAATGGACTCGTCTACCGGAAATCGAGGTTACATGAGGCTCCGCGTCGTGGAGGTGGATATGCTACGTCGGGGGGTCGGCGTCGGTCTAGTAGCGGTCGCGTTGCTGGTCGCCGGGGTCACTGGGGGAGTCGCCGCGGGAAGCGTCGCCGAAGCGGGCGTCGTCGCGCCGGACGGCGCGGGAGGAGGCGGAGGGAGCGAGGGCGGCATCGAGGGTCTCGTCGGCGGCTTCCTCGACGGGAAGGGGCTGGTCGGCGCGATA
Protein-coding sequences here:
- a CDS encoding DUF7118 family protein, with protein sequence MSSATHSAADLPAKLADADAAYRDVESRIADYGEETVERVADAYDRATDLLDRYEGQATGTGKENFKNFIQFQEQFTSLVEDLPDDLPEREAFEDADDRFDKRRLSESDFAAARERLADASDIAGLLDERREALAAYREVRREVGRALADVREEIAERERLVELGDADLDAPVEEIRDPIESYNEAVGEAFREFRSSAGAREVLSFVAATEDYSLVEFRDPPEALRGYVETRDVGTEPISDLLKYARYSNSKLDHYVESPAALKRAVATNETYLERLDADPLRLDWPPRSAADLRWRIEELISVVARFADDEVVADLREVQSLVRDDDRFERLRTAAEAKTELSDSEREKVASGAVESELDELREKKARLEDARDEYPER
- the hisI gene encoding phosphoribosyl-AMP cyclohydrolase; amino-acid sequence: MSDAHTAETDGDAERDPEGGREDALDAAVELDFGETGRIPAIAQDADTGDVLMLAYVTPEAVEQTRETGLAHYYSRSREELWQKGATSGHVQRVREVRADCDGDALLYLVEQEGGACHTGYESCFYRTLDGEVVGEKAFDPDDVYE